The following proteins are encoded in a genomic region of Sparus aurata chromosome 11, fSpaAur1.1, whole genome shotgun sequence:
- the aldh7a1 gene encoding alpha-aminoadipic semialdehyde dehydrogenase, protein MQRCLTLTLAQHSRLLLRNKLPSVHCQQSAAMSGLLINQPKYSWLKELGLSEDNPGVYNGSWGGSGEVITSYCPANNEPIARVTQATLAEYEETVQKTREAWEMWADIPAPKRGEIVRQIGDALRKKIKVLGSLVSLEMGKIYVEGVGEVQEYVDVCDYAVGLSRMIGGPVLPSERPGHALIEQWNPVGLVGIITAFNFPVAVYGWNNAIALTCGNVCLWKGAPTTPLTSVAVTKIVAEVLEQNNLPGAICSMTCGGADIGTAMAKDERVDLLSFTGSTHVGKMVAMMVQERFGRKLLELGGNNAIIVFEDADLNLVVPSAVFASVGTAGQRCTTTRRLMLHESVHDAVVERIAKAYKQVRIGDPWDPSTLYGPLHTKQAVDQYLAAIEQAKQQGGTLICGGKVMDRPGNYVEPTIITGLAHDALIVHTETFVPILYVLKFKTEEEAFAWNNEVQQGLSSSIFTKDLGRVFRWLGPKGSDCGIVNVNIPTSGAEIGGAFGGEKHTGGGRESGSDSWKQYMRRSTCTINYSKDLPLAQGIKFE, encoded by the coding sequence ATGCAGCGCTGCCTGACTCTGACCCTTGCCCAGCACAGCCGGCTCCTCTTGAGAAATAAACTACCATCTGTCCACTGCCAGCAGTCAGCCGCCATGTCAGGTCTCCTCATCAACCAGCCCAAATACTCCTGGCTGAAAGAGCTGGGCCTGTCAGAGGACAACCCTGGTGTTTACAACGGTAGCTGGGGAGGCAGTGGGGAGGTCATCACGTCCTACTGCCCCGCCAACAATGAGCCGATCGCCAGAGTGACCCAGGCAACATTGGCAGAGTATGAGGAAACTGTCCAGAAGACGAGGGAAGCTTGGGAGATGTGGGCAGATATTCCAGCTCCCAAAAGAGGGGAGATTGTGAGGCAGATTGGAGATGCGCTTAGGAAGAAGATCAAAGTCCTTGGGAGTCTGGTGTCTCTAGAAATGGGCAAGATCTATGTTGAGGGAGTTGGAGAAGTTCAGGAGTACGTTGATGTCTGTGATTATGCCGTCGGTTTGTCCAGAATGATTGGAGGACCCGTCCTGCCTTCAGAAAGACCAGGCCATGCCCTGATTGAGCAGTGGAATCCAGTTGGTCTTGTTGGCATCATCACTGCCTTTAATTTCCCTGTGGCTGTCTACGGCTGGAACAACGCCATTGCTCTTACCTGCGGCAACGTCTGCCTCTGGAAAGGAGCTCCAACCACTCCTCTCACAAGTGTTGCAGTTACCAAGATTGTGGCTGAGGTGCTGGAGCAGAACAACTTGCCTGGTGCTATCTGCTCCATGACCTGCGGAGGTGCTGATATTGGCACAGCCATGGCAAAGGATGAGCGTGTGGATCTGCTGTCCTTCACTGGCAGCACCCACGTTGGCAAAATGGTGGCCATGATGGTGCAGGAAAGGTTCGGCCGTAAGCTGCTGGAGCTCGGTGGAAACAATGCAATCATTGTGTTTGAGGATGCTGACCTCAATCTGGTGGTGCCCTCTGCTGTCTTTGCATCTGTGGGAACCGCTGGCCAGCGCTGCACCACAACCAGACGGCTGATGCTGCACGAGAGCGTTCATGACGCAGTTGTTGAGAGGATAGCCAAGGCCTACAAACAAGTCCGCATCGGGGACCCCTGGGATCCCAGCACCTTGTATGGGCCCCTGCACACCAAACAAGCTGTGGATCAGTATCTGGCTGCTATTGAGCAGGCCAAGCAACAGGGTGGCACTCTGATCTGCGGAGGAAAGGTGATGGACCGTCCTGGAAACTACGTGGAGCCCACCATCATCACAGGGCTGGCTCACGACGCTCTCATTGTCCATACCGAAACCTTCGTCCCTATTCTGTACGTCCTCAAGTtcaagacagaagaggaagCATTTGCCTGGAACAACGAAGTCCAGCAGGGCCTGTCCAGCAGCATATTCACCAAAGATCTGGGTCGGGTTTTCCGCTGGCTTGGGCCCAAAGGATCCGACTGCGGCATCGTGAATGTCAACATACCTACAAGCGGAGCTGAAATCGGAGGAGCCTTTGGTGGAGAGAAACACACCGGAGGTGGAAGAGAGTCCGGCAGTGATTCGTGGAAGCAGTACATGAGGCGTTCAACCTGCACGATAAACTACAGCAAGGATCTTCCTCTGGCACAGGGAATCAAGTTCGAGTGA